From Paraburkholderia acidisoli, one genomic window encodes:
- a CDS encoding mandelate racemase/muconate lactonizing enzyme family protein, producing MKIVRITTLAAGPYLFTRVETDDGLVGLGEAGDWAHLDAVNAEIGRLAQYFVGKDPRQVEHHWQYTQRSTFFRSSVLLSAIASIDIALWDLKAKALGVPVYELFGGRTRDRVRSYAVATGDTPDEIAASCRHVKKLGFDAVRVILPSFKSDTLAARDHVFNRRVTLAVDKVLACRDAVGPDFDLCVEAHRAFSVTEAIAIGRGIEAARPLFFEDPIAPENIDAMATVVAAIGVPVATGERAVSLPEFQALLNAGVAVLRPDVCAVGGLTPARKAAVLAEAAGALIAPHNPLGPVSTAACLQLDLSSSAFLIQEFPSFNIEGREDSMVATALEVEAGYLIAPEAPGIGVTLAANIETRHPAAPRTLTPAIGYDGSVVAR from the coding sequence GTGAAGATCGTACGCATCACCACCCTTGCGGCCGGGCCGTATCTGTTCACGCGCGTCGAAACCGACGACGGACTCGTCGGTCTGGGCGAAGCCGGGGATTGGGCACATCTCGACGCCGTCAACGCCGAAATCGGCCGGCTCGCACAATATTTCGTTGGCAAAGACCCCCGTCAGGTCGAGCATCACTGGCAATACACGCAACGCTCCACCTTCTTCCGAAGCTCGGTTCTGCTGAGCGCCATCGCCTCCATCGACATCGCGTTGTGGGACCTCAAGGCCAAGGCACTGGGCGTGCCGGTGTACGAGCTTTTCGGCGGCCGCACGCGCGACAGGGTGCGCTCCTACGCCGTCGCGACCGGCGATACGCCTGATGAAATCGCGGCGTCGTGCCGTCACGTGAAGAAACTCGGCTTCGACGCGGTCCGCGTGATTCTGCCCTCGTTCAAGAGCGACACGCTCGCCGCGCGTGATCACGTTTTCAACCGCCGCGTGACTCTTGCCGTCGACAAGGTACTGGCGTGCCGTGACGCCGTCGGGCCCGATTTCGACCTCTGCGTGGAGGCGCATCGTGCGTTTAGCGTGACCGAGGCCATTGCGATCGGCCGCGGCATCGAAGCCGCGCGGCCGTTGTTCTTCGAGGATCCGATCGCGCCTGAAAATATCGATGCGATGGCGACCGTCGTCGCGGCTATCGGCGTGCCGGTCGCAACGGGCGAGCGCGCTGTCTCACTACCCGAATTCCAGGCACTGCTCAACGCGGGGGTCGCGGTGCTGCGTCCCGACGTCTGCGCAGTGGGCGGCCTCACGCCGGCACGGAAAGCGGCCGTGCTTGCCGAAGCAGCGGGTGCCCTCATCGCACCACACAATCCGCTCGGCCCGGTTTCGACAGCGGCGTGTCTGCAACTCGATCTGTCGTCGTCGGCGTTCCTGATCCAGGAGTTTCCGAGCTTTAACATCGAGGGCCGCGAAGACTCGATGGTCGCGACTGCGTTAGAGGTCGAGGCTGGCTATCTGATCGCGCCCGAGGCGCCCGGCATCGGCGTGACGCTTGCGGCGAACATCGAAACACGCCACCCGGCGGCGCCGCGCACGCTTACACCGGCGATCGGCTACGACGGCTCGGTGGTGGCGCGATGA
- a CDS encoding MFS transporter: MNAEDSMRRNWWIIALIFVQWVIGYFDKTAISVLAVPIAKAFHFTPTQMGAVLSGFFLGFAAMTPIGGYLADRFGPRLVLGTVMSLWSIFTGMTGLAWSLSSLVVFRALFGLAEGSFPAASSAAVAHLVPREQRGRAKALLTSGASLGTAIGSIAVAAVASRWGWQSPFVLFGALGVVNTLLFLLISRSMRRASDTASSTVVGEGRWSIVLRSPLAWVLAATQFGVGFFAWGLFQWMPTYWIQVKGLSLSSASLITAASTMLAFFAMIGTGMVSDKINGKEGKFVFVLLLVTIAATSLTWYVSQVTWGIVFFSIAQIALSSCAPLLAIVVLKRMKTSLAGTATGMTNFGQQLAGVIAPTVMGFAIETTGGPYGMVFTLVMAVLALAACASLMIDRVAPEGIRAGAQHKEA, translated from the coding sequence ATGAACGCCGAAGACTCGATGCGCCGCAACTGGTGGATCATCGCGCTGATCTTCGTGCAGTGGGTGATAGGCTATTTCGATAAGACGGCGATCAGCGTGCTCGCCGTGCCGATTGCCAAGGCGTTTCACTTCACGCCCACGCAAATGGGCGCGGTATTGAGCGGCTTTTTCCTTGGGTTCGCGGCCATGACGCCCATCGGCGGCTATCTCGCCGATCGTTTCGGACCGCGTCTGGTGCTCGGCACGGTGATGTCGCTTTGGTCGATCTTCACGGGCATGACGGGGCTCGCGTGGTCGCTCTCTTCGCTTGTGGTGTTTCGTGCGTTGTTCGGACTCGCGGAAGGCAGCTTTCCAGCGGCAAGTTCGGCCGCCGTCGCCCATCTCGTGCCGCGAGAGCAACGCGGCCGCGCGAAAGCGTTGCTCACCTCGGGCGCCTCGCTCGGCACGGCGATTGGCTCGATTGCCGTGGCGGCAGTCGCGTCGCGCTGGGGCTGGCAGTCGCCTTTCGTACTATTTGGCGCGCTCGGCGTGGTCAATACGCTGCTGTTCCTGCTGATCTCGCGCTCCATGCGTCGTGCGTCAGACACTGCCTCGTCGACAGTGGTCGGCGAAGGCCGCTGGTCGATTGTGCTGCGCTCGCCGCTCGCGTGGGTGCTGGCCGCAACGCAGTTCGGCGTGGGTTTCTTTGCGTGGGGCTTGTTCCAGTGGATGCCGACTTACTGGATTCAGGTGAAGGGGTTGAGCTTGTCCAGCGCAAGTCTGATCACCGCCGCGTCGACGATGCTGGCATTCTTCGCGATGATCGGCACCGGTATGGTGTCAGATAAAATCAACGGCAAAGAAGGCAAATTCGTCTTCGTCTTGCTGCTGGTGACAATCGCTGCGACCAGCCTCACGTGGTACGTCTCGCAGGTCACCTGGGGCATCGTCTTCTTCAGCATCGCGCAAATTGCGCTGTCGAGCTGCGCGCCTTTACTTGCCATCGTGGTGCTCAAACGGATGAAAACGTCGCTGGCCGGTACGGCAACGGGCATGACCAATTTCGGCCAGCAGCTGGCCGGCGTCATAGCACCGACTGTCATGGGCTTTGCCATCGAAACCACGGGCGGCCCGTACGGCATGGTATTTACGTTGGTGATGGCCGTGCTGGCGCTGGCCGCGTGCGCTAGTCTGATGATTGATCGCGTTGCGCCTGAAGGCATCCGGGCGGGTGCGCAGCACAAGGAAGCGTGA
- a CDS encoding LysR family transcriptional regulator, whose protein sequence is MALGYSLKQLEAFAAVAALGSFTAAAEKLNMSRAALSATIDALEESLGTRLFNRKRSIGISLTSTGQEFLLGANSLLNDARRLARTVKASDDLQGELTVGATASLASTAVPVFIEQLAKQHPRLSVRVIVRGADELLSLLEVGGVELLFSYVSSTAARKLETIRLFSARLGVMAPRGRYKATSGRLNARKLIGQPIAVLDNAVSLQRLFAYLEEAKAADIAIRYRVGALPICTELVRRGVATAIVPILPALLNQLPADIECFELEPPSLPNVATVTWPAGTSLSPAADASVAILRALWHEAD, encoded by the coding sequence ATGGCGCTCGGCTACAGTCTCAAGCAACTCGAAGCTTTCGCGGCTGTCGCAGCGCTGGGCAGCTTCACGGCAGCGGCGGAAAAGCTCAACATGTCGCGTGCCGCGCTGTCGGCAACTATCGATGCGCTTGAGGAGTCGTTGGGCACGCGGCTCTTCAATCGCAAGCGTTCGATCGGCATTTCGCTAACCTCGACCGGGCAGGAGTTCTTGCTCGGCGCCAACTCGCTGCTCAATGACGCGCGGCGTCTCGCGCGTACTGTGAAAGCCAGCGACGATCTGCAAGGGGAGCTGACTGTCGGCGCAACCGCATCGCTCGCGTCCACCGCTGTGCCCGTATTTATCGAGCAACTTGCGAAACAACATCCGCGCCTCAGCGTGCGCGTGATCGTGCGCGGCGCCGACGAACTGCTCTCGCTGCTCGAAGTTGGCGGTGTCGAATTACTGTTCTCCTACGTGAGCTCGACGGCCGCGCGCAAACTCGAAACCATACGTCTGTTTTCCGCGCGCCTCGGCGTGATGGCGCCGCGCGGACGATACAAGGCGACCAGCGGCAGGCTCAATGCGCGCAAGCTGATCGGCCAGCCGATCGCGGTGCTCGACAACGCCGTGAGTTTACAGCGTCTCTTCGCATATCTGGAAGAGGCGAAAGCTGCTGATATTGCGATCCGGTACCGCGTGGGCGCCCTCCCCATTTGTACCGAGCTCGTGCGGCGCGGTGTCGCGACGGCCATCGTGCCGATTTTGCCCGCACTGCTCAACCAGCTTCCCGCGGATATCGAATGCTTCGAGCTGGAGCCACCTTCGTTGCCGAATGTAGCGACTGTCACATGGCCTGCAGGTACATCACTGAGTCCAGCGGCAGATGCCTCCGTTGCGATTCTGCGAGCGCTGTGGCACGAAGCCGATTGA
- a CDS encoding porin translates to METTALKRLYRSLFLAILIISLPVRSFAQSSVTLFGSVDDGITYVNNVGGKSLVGLSDGIQRSNKLGFQGTEDLGGGTKAIFTLVNGFSLNNGTTSPSGSMFKEAWAGLSNTTYGSLTLGRQYDLMSDLVKYFACLECGAYVVTNTDADHSNGDYMSNVVKYRTPGDHELGAAAMYAFGSRDSGYTASGRTIGLEGSYAHGPFAATLVYLDINGMPFSASTMGVPTVLGVNVAKTPSFDLTNDQIFAAGVSYKIGKATIDALYSNARLKLSSVAATDQAARLGATYLVRPDALVSFMETFEHFEGQSWWTTSSGFSYFFSKATRAYLDVEYQKSSDAAVASIRRIGPSSAQTQLLLRVGLIHTF, encoded by the coding sequence ATGGAGACGACTGCCTTGAAGCGCTTATATCGTTCATTATTTCTCGCAATTCTGATTATTTCTTTACCGGTGCGCAGCTTTGCTCAATCGTCGGTGACATTATTCGGCTCAGTTGACGATGGCATTACCTATGTCAACAACGTAGGGGGTAAATCGCTGGTTGGGCTCAGTGACGGCATCCAGCGGTCCAACAAGCTCGGCTTTCAAGGCACGGAAGATCTTGGCGGTGGCACCAAGGCAATTTTCACGCTAGTCAACGGTTTCTCGCTTAACAACGGCACGACTTCGCCCAGCGGATCAATGTTCAAGGAGGCATGGGCCGGATTGTCGAATACCACTTACGGTTCGCTAACGCTCGGCCGTCAATACGATCTGATGTCTGACCTGGTGAAGTACTTCGCGTGTCTTGAATGCGGTGCGTACGTTGTCACGAACACGGACGCGGACCACTCAAACGGCGACTACATGTCGAATGTGGTGAAGTACCGCACGCCGGGCGATCATGAGTTAGGTGCTGCCGCCATGTATGCTTTCGGCTCGCGGGACTCGGGTTATACAGCATCGGGCCGCACCATTGGCCTCGAAGGGAGCTACGCGCATGGACCTTTTGCCGCAACGCTGGTCTATCTCGACATCAACGGCATGCCGTTCAGCGCAAGCACAATGGGCGTGCCCACAGTGCTGGGTGTGAACGTTGCGAAAACACCGTCGTTCGATTTAACGAACGACCAGATCTTTGCCGCAGGGGTGTCGTACAAGATTGGCAAAGCAACGATCGATGCACTGTATTCGAACGCACGCCTGAAGTTGAGCAGCGTAGCGGCAACCGACCAGGCGGCGCGCCTTGGTGCAACCTACCTGGTCCGTCCTGACGCCTTGGTGTCGTTTATGGAAACTTTCGAGCATTTCGAAGGACAGAGCTGGTGGACGACCAGTTCCGGATTCAGCTACTTCTTTTCAAAGGCTACGCGCGCCTATCTCGATGTGGAATATCAGAAGTCGTCAGATGCAGCGGTGGCTTCCATTCGCAGGATTGGTCCGTCATCGGCCCAAACGCAGTTGCTCTTGCGCGTGGGACTGATCCACACGTTTTGA
- a CDS encoding bactofilin family protein produces the protein MRTQLNVTLLAPGIMIEGNVILDHGLSLFGIVDGNLIANEGLLHIGQGGLVKGQVEGEHVRIDGTVEGDLHARGSLEVNGRVKGNIYYCGTIRLGPSASLEGQLKRVSRELVIEDTASRADDTSNVQQLPRTLAI, from the coding sequence ATGAGAACCCAGCTTAATGTAACGCTACTCGCGCCGGGGATCATGATCGAAGGCAACGTTATTCTCGATCATGGCCTAAGCCTGTTCGGTATCGTAGACGGCAACCTGATTGCGAACGAGGGCTTGCTGCACATCGGCCAGGGCGGCCTCGTGAAGGGGCAGGTAGAAGGCGAGCACGTGCGTATCGATGGCACGGTCGAAGGCGACCTGCACGCGCGGGGATCGCTCGAAGTCAACGGACGTGTCAAAGGGAACATTTACTACTGCGGCACGATCCGCCTTGGCCCTTCCGCTTCGCTCGAGGGCCAACTCAAGCGCGTCTCCCGGGAGCTGGTCATCGAGGACACGGCATCGAGAGCGGACGACACATCTAATGTGCAACAGTTGCCGCGAACACTCGCAATATGA
- a CDS encoding DUF1845 domain-containing protein, whose protein sequence is MAAVLETAPLPDDRPGGPAHGGTPEAPANLTAVPSGTGLKPIERLTSDTRYAKIIAEAEHLTTLQYCSLFTRTFVRSDYNFCASKISVARGGKLHALDAAMRETSEWFRKAIDWVEQLGARQMPWPSESIGLEVKRPLAGQLVRCLSQYERLFKRAAEANREGRLSPERTAAMLANAEKKLKHIVQVCIPDNEEYDVGGDRHDG, encoded by the coding sequence ATGGCCGCCGTACTTGAAACGGCGCCGCTGCCGGACGATCGTCCCGGCGGGCCGGCGCATGGCGGGACGCCCGAGGCGCCCGCCAACCTCACCGCAGTGCCGTCGGGCACGGGGCTCAAGCCCATCGAGCGTCTGACGAGCGACACGCGCTACGCGAAGATCATCGCCGAAGCGGAGCACCTGACGACGCTCCAGTATTGCTCCCTCTTCACGCGCACGTTTGTGCGGTCTGACTACAACTTCTGTGCGAGCAAGATTTCGGTTGCGCGCGGAGGCAAACTGCACGCTCTCGACGCTGCCATGCGTGAAACCAGTGAATGGTTCCGGAAGGCCATCGACTGGGTGGAGCAGCTTGGAGCACGCCAGATGCCCTGGCCGTCCGAAAGCATCGGGCTGGAGGTGAAACGTCCTCTCGCTGGCCAGCTCGTCCGTTGCCTGTCCCAGTACGAGCGACTGTTCAAGCGTGCGGCCGAGGCGAATCGCGAGGGACGACTTAGCCCTGAGCGTACTGCGGCGATGCTCGCGAACGCCGAGAAAAAACTCAAGCACATCGTTCAGGTGTGCATTCCAGACAACGAAGAATACGACGTCGGTGGCGACCGCCACGACGGCTGA
- a CDS encoding DUF7696 family protein, translating into MLLSSSVDQRIADTISSTIESERATNDTTTRAWRARCEVAQIAMLADGERRVVLSHIATHRGEAAASNLAQSASQMRTSAIFILARKPS; encoded by the coding sequence ATGCTTCTCTCCAGTTCCGTTGACCAGCGCATCGCCGACACGATCAGCAGCACGATCGAAAGCGAGCGCGCCACAAACGACACCACGACGCGCGCCTGGCGCGCGCGCTGTGAGGTCGCGCAGATCGCAATGCTCGCCGACGGCGAGCGTCGTGTCGTTCTTTCCCACATCGCCACGCACCGCGGAGAGGCCGCAGCATCGAACCTGGCGCAGTCGGCCAGCCAGATGCGCACCTCGGCGATTTTTATCCTTGCGAGAAAACCATCATGA
- a CDS encoding recombination directionality factor: MNAVISMNGAPVRSIVEERAPRPPVIGRIRPGIKVLTSVARRNERAVKLYDELLAAGESFERIGEEIERRCNVRNALAPRNVPYFTCRRSDFTNPEIADEILRLYGEDRGDGLRLYRFPVTFAFNDWMANIPNEMATWGTTGRKYFSEYGPDGTRFCKLYAKPERDPRAQRAQRNFGPRQSVLRVDDAIPDGVCNPERCPQYQSRQCNLSARFVFAVPEIRGLGLIELPTNSIYVLQKAYSAMQTVALARGRLTGTRFTLSKREFEITRINETGDPVRQAQMLTVLNAEIDISALLDGADDHPPALEAATQASALLEGSNVHTLHPAMSGCVEEAVYQGVSDSHAEDAGCEPMPHEETLEEKRDRMSDLLNRLGLNAATRQQDFRCYAHAKFGRGWTQRAADVDSMNITLATALDDHTLLEGEIAKAVRDAVFE, translated from the coding sequence ATGAACGCTGTCATCAGCATGAACGGTGCGCCCGTGCGGAGCATCGTCGAGGAGCGCGCCCCGCGGCCGCCCGTCATCGGGCGTATCCGGCCCGGCATCAAGGTGCTCACGTCGGTCGCGCGCAGGAACGAACGCGCCGTGAAGCTGTACGACGAACTGCTTGCCGCCGGCGAGTCGTTCGAGCGGATCGGCGAGGAGATCGAGCGGCGCTGCAACGTTCGCAACGCGCTCGCGCCACGCAACGTGCCGTATTTCACCTGCCGGCGTTCCGATTTCACGAATCCCGAAATCGCCGACGAAATCCTCCGCCTCTACGGTGAAGATCGCGGTGACGGGCTCCGGCTTTACCGTTTCCCGGTCACGTTTGCCTTCAACGACTGGATGGCCAACATCCCGAACGAGATGGCGACGTGGGGCACGACCGGACGCAAGTATTTTTCGGAATACGGCCCGGACGGCACCCGCTTCTGCAAGCTGTATGCGAAGCCCGAGCGCGACCCGCGGGCGCAACGCGCCCAACGCAACTTTGGCCCCCGCCAGAGCGTGCTGCGCGTGGACGATGCGATACCCGATGGCGTCTGCAATCCCGAGCGGTGTCCGCAGTACCAGTCGCGGCAGTGCAATCTCTCCGCACGCTTCGTTTTTGCGGTACCGGAGATCAGGGGGCTGGGACTCATCGAGCTGCCGACCAACTCGATCTACGTGCTGCAGAAGGCGTATTCGGCGATGCAGACCGTTGCGCTTGCGCGCGGCCGGCTCACCGGCACGCGTTTCACGCTCTCCAAGCGCGAGTTCGAGATCACGCGGATCAACGAAACGGGCGATCCGGTACGGCAGGCGCAGATGCTTACTGTGCTCAATGCAGAGATCGATATCAGCGCACTGCTTGACGGCGCAGACGATCATCCCCCGGCGCTGGAGGCAGCAACTCAGGCGTCGGCACTGCTGGAGGGCAGCAACGTTCACACGCTGCATCCGGCCATGTCCGGATGCGTTGAAGAGGCGGTGTATCAAGGTGTGAGCGATTCACATGCCGAAGACGCAGGGTGTGAGCCCATGCCACATGAGGAAACGCTCGAAGAAAAGCGCGACCGAATGTCCGATCTGCTCAACCGCCTCGGCCTGAACGCAGCGACGCGACAGCAGGATTTCCGCTGTTATGCGCATGCGAAGTTCGGTCGCGGCTGGACGCAGCGTGCGGCCGACGTTGACAGCATGAACATCACACTTGCCACCGCACTCGACGATCACACCCTGCTTGAGGGCGAGATTGCGAAAGCGGTGCGGGACGCCGTGTTCGAATGA
- a CDS encoding NADAR family protein → MQRIGNYTAFFGADDVFSNWHRCKFAYHGYAFTSVEQFMMFAKAKLFCDEASARAVLATHDPRAQKALGRKVAGFDLAIWEARRESIVFVGCREKFAQNRALRSVLLASDPTVLVEASPWDLIWGVGLDAKDPAIADPAKWRGHNLLGKTLMQVRELLNPQSYF, encoded by the coding sequence ATGCAAAGGATCGGCAACTACACCGCGTTTTTCGGCGCGGACGACGTGTTCAGCAACTGGCACCGCTGCAAGTTTGCTTACCACGGTTACGCGTTCACCTCGGTAGAACAGTTCATGATGTTCGCGAAGGCGAAGCTCTTTTGCGACGAAGCGTCCGCGCGCGCTGTGCTGGCAACGCACGATCCACGTGCGCAAAAGGCGCTGGGCCGCAAGGTCGCCGGTTTCGATCTCGCAATCTGGGAAGCGCGGCGGGAATCCATCGTTTTCGTTGGCTGCCGTGAGAAGTTCGCACAGAACCGTGCGCTGCGATCGGTATTGCTGGCTTCCGATCCTACCGTGCTGGTCGAGGCCAGTCCCTGGGACCTGATCTGGGGCGTCGGACTTGACGCGAAAGATCCGGCAATCGCCGACCCGGCGAAATGGAGAGGCCATAACCTGCTCGGCAAGACGCTGATGCAGGTGCGCGAATTACTGAACCCGCAATCGTATTTCTAG
- a CDS encoding metallophosphoesterase family protein, whose translation MKIAHFSDLHYSPERLDEADHCFGFAVEDAIARNARVAVISGDSTDHRLDAHSPALNALARRVHRLAAAMPVIMLQGTFSHEPPGTLDNFALMGSANTVFVADRIQQVAFANGGFLASAGPVFSEKELALVIAMRSDAVFTCLPTINKGQFAASVGALAAATDLGDVLGTYLAASGTVNAQLREAGIATVGISHGTVVGCETEHGVTMAGFDHEFSLSALFDAQCSAFLLGHIHKHQSWESDGRRIAYPGSIGRFHFGEQGEKGYLLWDVDTQSASAELVATPARRMVCIDFDGPPDMERLATLAAASGDAFVRIRWQIDEEHRQAVDRGAIEAMFAHAPGVKLEPRILPVVRSRAQGISLETSVEAKLVRWCGLASVESPPLLQRLQMLETGDAGSIADAVLDELEGATEAVALSLVQTAATDVEACSKPSLAVAAASTDWLEGDLFAA comes from the coding sequence TTGAAGATTGCCCATTTTTCTGACCTGCATTACTCGCCCGAACGGCTGGACGAAGCGGATCATTGTTTCGGCTTTGCCGTCGAGGACGCGATCGCACGCAACGCGCGCGTGGCCGTCATCTCGGGGGATTCGACTGATCATCGTCTCGATGCACATTCACCGGCGCTCAATGCACTCGCGCGCCGGGTCCACCGGCTCGCTGCCGCGATGCCGGTCATCATGCTGCAGGGCACGTTCTCGCACGAGCCGCCCGGCACGCTCGATAACTTCGCGCTGATGGGGTCTGCGAATACGGTGTTTGTTGCCGATCGCATTCAGCAGGTGGCGTTTGCGAACGGCGGCTTTCTCGCGTCGGCGGGCCCGGTGTTCAGCGAAAAGGAACTGGCGCTCGTTATCGCCATGCGATCCGATGCGGTATTCACCTGTCTGCCAACGATCAACAAGGGGCAGTTCGCGGCAAGCGTTGGCGCGCTCGCTGCGGCCACCGATCTTGGTGACGTGCTGGGTACGTATCTGGCCGCATCCGGCACGGTGAACGCGCAGTTGCGTGAGGCAGGCATCGCGACCGTGGGCATTTCGCACGGCACGGTGGTGGGTTGTGAGACGGAGCACGGCGTGACGATGGCGGGATTCGATCATGAATTCTCGCTCTCGGCACTCTTCGACGCGCAGTGCTCGGCATTCCTGCTTGGCCATATCCACAAACATCAATCGTGGGAGAGCGATGGGCGTCGCATTGCCTATCCCGGTTCGATCGGCCGTTTTCATTTCGGTGAGCAGGGAGAGAAAGGTTACCTTCTATGGGACGTGGATACCCAGTCGGCCTCGGCCGAACTGGTGGCCACACCTGCACGCCGCATGGTGTGCATCGACTTCGACGGCCCGCCCGACATGGAGCGGCTTGCCACGCTCGCCGCGGCATCGGGCGACGCGTTTGTTCGCATCCGCTGGCAGATCGACGAGGAGCATCGGCAGGCTGTGGATCGCGGGGCCATTGAGGCGATGTTTGCCCATGCGCCTGGCGTGAAGCTTGAACCTCGCATCCTTCCGGTCGTACGCAGCCGCGCGCAGGGCATCAGTCTGGAAACGTCGGTCGAGGCGAAGCTTGTGCGTTGGTGCGGTCTGGCCAGTGTCGAATCACCGCCACTGCTTCAACGCCTGCAGATGCTCGAAACAGGCGATGCCGGATCGATCGCCGACGCGGTGCTGGACGAGCTTGAGGGAGCGACCGAGGCTGTGGCGCTGTCACTGGTGCAGACTGCGGCCACCGATGTCGAGGCGTGCTCAAAGCCATCGCTGGCGGTTGCAGCAGCCAGTACCGACTGGCTCGAAGGCGATCTTTTCGCGGCGTAG